One window of the Macrobrachium nipponense isolate FS-2020 chromosome 22, ASM1510439v2, whole genome shotgun sequence genome contains the following:
- the LOC135198740 gene encoding pro-resilin-like — MRALLLTALFGLALADRRTPSNGYGAPPSNNYGAPPSNSYGPPRNSYGIDPTIAALAENIPGGGVPGEDYPILASVPDTGFDCNAQNVPGYYADTDPEAGCQVFHICQDRPNGRRQQDSFLCPNGTIFNQQYLVCDWWFNFDCADAEDFYSVNELIGVQPYGYGQSNGNGNGSNGNGYGSNGNRNGRKNGNGKRNGNGNGNGYGANGNGANGFLNDIYGPPAAPSNGYGAPEAPSNSYGAPF; from the exons ATGAGGGCTCTTTTACTCACGG CTCTTTTCGGCCTTGCGCTTGCTGATAGACGCACCCCAAGCAATGGTTATGGTGCTCCACCAAGCAACAACTACGGAGCTCCTCCAAGCAACTCTTATGGCCCACCCAGAAATTCATATGGAATAGATCCCACCATTGCCGCCTTAGCCGAAAATATCCCTGGAGGTGGAGTCCCTGGAGAGGACTACCCAATCTTGGCCTCTGTCCCTGATACCGGATTCGACTGCAACGCCCAGAATGTCCCGGGATATTACGCTGACACTGACCCCGAGGCTGGCTGCCAGGTCTTCCACATCTGCCAGGACAGGCCCAATGGACGTCGTCAGCAGGACTCCTTCCTCTGCCCCAACGGCACCATCTTCAACCAACAGTACCTCGTCTGTGACTGGTGGTTCAACTTCGACTGCGCTGACGCTGAAGACTTCTACTCAGTCAATGAACTCATTGGAGTTCAGCCTTATGGATATGGACAAAGTAACGGCAATGGCAACGGCTCTAACGGTAATGGTTATGGCTCTAATGGTAACAGAAATGGCAGGAAGAATGGCAATGGCAAGAGGAACGGTAATGGAAATGGCAATGGTTATGGAGCTAATGGTAATGGTGCCAATGGTTTCCTTAATGACATCTACGGTCCACCTGCTGCCCCCAGCAATGGCTATGGGGCACCTGAAGCTCCTAGTAACAGTTATGGCGCCCCGTTCTAA
- the LOC135198292 gene encoding uncharacterized protein LOC135198292, whose protein sequence is MSSMNVKEFLSLLSIAAADKRPRPSNGYGAPPAPPSNGYGAPPSNSYGPPRNSYGVDPLAELAQNIPGGGVPGEDYPILASVPDTRFSCDAQNVPGYYADTDREAGCQVFHICQDRPNGRRQQDSFLCPNGTIFNQQYLVCDWWFNFDCADAEDFYSVNEQIGVVAYDPYGRSRNGYGAPAPPSNGYGAPPSPSNSYGAPF, encoded by the exons ATGTCATCTATGAACGTGAAAGAATTCTTAT CTCTTCTTAGCATCGCAGCTGCCGACAAACGCCCTCGTCCCTCTAATGGTTATGgagctcctcctgctcctccaagCAACGGCTATGGAGCTCCTCCAAGCAACTCCTACGGCCCACCTAGGAACTCCTACGGAGTAGATCCTCTTGCTGAATTGGCACAGAACATTCCTGGTGGCGGAGTTCCTGGAGAAGACTACCCTATTTTGGCCTCCGTCCCTGACACTCGTTTCTCCTGCGATGCTCAGAATGTCCCTGGTTATTATGCCGACACTGATCGTGAGGCTGGCTGCCAGGTCTTCCACATCTGCCAGGACAGGCCCAATGGACGCCGTCAGCAGGACTCCTTCCTCTGCCCCAACGGCACCATCTTCAACCAACAGTACCTCGTCTGTGATTGGTGGTTCAACTTCGACTGTGCTGACGCTGAAGACTTCTACTCGGTCAACGAGCAGATTGGCGTCGTTGCCTACGACCCTTATGGCAGAAGTCGCAATGGCTATGGAGCCCCAGCACCTCCTAGCAATGGATATGGAGCTCCTCCATCACCTTCCAACTCTTATGGTGCACCTTTCTGA
- the LOC135198293 gene encoding pro-resilin-like: protein MSSLPGRTLAMYGSWTESNSEPLNLEDIIQSITSVDPGPSQRYTPPTMKAFVVCALLSLVAADRRPTNGYGAPPASPSNGYGAPPSNSYGPPRNSYGVDPLAELAQNIPGGGVPGEDYPILASVPDTRFSCDAQNVPGYYADTDRQAGCQVFHICQDRPNGRLQQDSFLCPNGTIFNQQYLVCDWWFNFDCADAEDFYSVNEQIGVVAYDPYGRSRNGNGNNGYGSNGNGNGAGAAPSNGYGAPAPPTNGYGAPPSPSDSYGAPF from the exons ATGTCCTCCCTTCCAGGCAGAACTCTGGCCATGTATGGTAGCTGGACTGAATCTAATTCAGAGCCATTAAATTTAG AAGACATCATTCAGTCGATCACCTCTGTAGATCCTGGTCCATCCCAGCGATATACACCACCAACGATGAAGGCCTTTGTAGTGTGTG CTCTTCTCAGCCTCGTAGCCGCCGACAGGCGCCCAACCAACGGGTATGGAGCTCCTCCAGCTTCTCCAAGCAACGGCTATGGCGCTCCTCCAAGCAACTCCTATGGCCCACCTAGGAACTCCTACGGAGTAGATCCTCTTGCTGAATTGGCACAGAACATTCCTGGAGGCGGAGTTCCTGGAGAAGACTACCCTATTTTGGCCTCCGTCCCTGACACTCGTTTCTCCTGCGATGCTCAGAATGTCCCTGGTTATTATGCCGACACTGATCGTCAGGCTGGCTGCCAGGTCTTCCACATCTGCCAGGACAGGCCCAATGGACGCCTTCAGCAGGACTCCTTCCTCTGCCCCAACGGCACCATCTTCAACCAACAGTACCTCGTCTGTGATTGGTGGTTCAACTTCGACTGTGCTGACGCTGAAGACTTCTACTCAGTCAACGAGCAGATTGGGGTCGTTGCCTACGACCCTTATGGCAGAAGTCGCAACGGTAACGGAAACAACGGTTATGGATCTAATGGCAACGGTAATGGAGCAGGTGCTGCTCCCAGTAACGGTTATGGAGCCCCAGCACCTCCTACCAATGGATATGGAGCTCCTCCATCACCTTCAGACTCTTATGGTGCACCTTTCTAA
- the LOC135198294 gene encoding uncharacterized protein LOC135198294 → MKAFVVCALLSFVAADRRPSNGYGAPPAPPSNGYGAPPSNSYGPPRNSYGVDPLVAKLAQNIPGGGVPGEDYPILASVPDTRFSCDAQNVPGYYADTDRQAGCQVFHICQDRPNGRRQQDSFLCPNGTIFNQQYLVCDWWFNFDCADAEDFYSGNEQIGVVAYDPYGRSRNGNGNNIS, encoded by the exons ATGAAGGCCTTTGTAGTGTGTG CTCTTCTCAGCTTCGTAGCCGCCGACAGGCGACCAAGCAACGGGTATGGAGCCCCTCCTGCTCCTCCAAGCAACGGCTATGGAGCTCCTCCAAGCAACTCCTATGGCCCACCTAGGAACTCCTACGGAGTAGATCCTCTTG TAGCTAAATTGGCACAGAACATTCCTGGCGGCGGAGTTCCTGGAGAAGACTACCCTATTTTGGCCTCCGTCCCTGATACTCGTTTCTCCTGCGATGCTCAGAATGTCCCTGGTTATTATGCCGACACTGATCGTCAGGCTGGCTGCCAGGTCTTCCACATCTGCCAGGACAGGCCCAATGGACGCCGTCAGCAGGACTCCTTCCTCTGCCCCAACGGCACCATCTTCAACCAACAGTACCTCGTCTGTGACTGGTGGTTCAACTTCGACTGCGCTGACGCTGAAGATTTCTACTCGGGCAACGAGCAGATTGGGGTCGTTGCCTACGACCCTTACGGCAGAAGTCGCAACGGTAACGGAAACAACATCTCCTAG
- the LOC135198728 gene encoding pro-resilin-like encodes MKAFVVCALLSLVAADRRPSNGYGAPPAPPSNGYGAPPSNSYGPPRNSYGVDPLAELAQNIPGGGVPGEDYPILASVPDTRFSCDAQNVPGYYADTDRQAGCQVFHICQDRPNGRRQQDSFLCPNGTIFNQQYLVCDWWFNFDCADAEDFYSVNEQIGVVAYDPYGRSQNGNGNGNGNNGYGSNGNGKRNGNKNGNGSNGNGYGAPPAPINGYGAPPSLSNSYGAPF; translated from the exons ATGAAGGCCTTTGTAGTGTGTG CTCTTCTCAGCCTCGTAGCCGCCGACAGGCGCCCAAGCAACGGGTATGGAGCCCCTCCTGCTCCTCCAAGCAACGGCTATGGAGCTCCTCCAAGCAACTCCTATGGCCCACCTAGGAACTCCTACGGAGTAGATCCACTTGCTGAATTGGCACAGAACATTCCTGGAGGCGGAGTTCCTGGAGAAGACTACCCTATTTTGGCCTCCGTCCCTGACACTCGTTTCTCCTGCGATGCTCAGAATGTTCCTGGTTATTATGCCGACACTGATCGTCAGGCTGGCTGCCAGGTCTTCCACATCTGCCAGGACAGGCCCAATGGACGCCGTCAGCAGGACTCCTTCCTCTGCCCCAACGGCACCATCTTCAACCAACAGTACCTCGTCTGTGACTGGTGGTTCAACTTCGACTGCGCTGACGCTGAAGACTTCTACTCAGTCAACGAGCAGATTGGCGTCGTTGCCTACGACCCTTATGGCAGAAGTCAAAACGGTAACGGCAATGGCAACGGTAATAATGGCTATGGTTCAAATGGAAATGGCAAAAGGAACGGTAACAAAAATGGTAATGGTTCTAATGGCAATGGTTATGGAGCCCCACCCGCTCCTATCAATGGATACGGAGCCCCTCCATCACTTTCAAACTCCTATGGAGCTCCATTCTAA
- the LOC135198295 gene encoding pro-resilin-like, protein MKEGKVWRYLNSRLPPEVITQSITSVDPGPSQRYTPPTMKAFVVCALLSLVAADRRPSNGYGAPPAPPSNGHGAPPSNSYGPPRNSYGVDPLAELAQNIPGGGVPGEDYPILASVPDTRFSCDAQNVPGYYADTDREAGCQVFHICQDRPNGRRQQDSFLCPNGTIFNQQYLVCDWWFNFDCADAEDFYSVNEQIGVVAYDPYGRIRNGNGNGNGNNGYGSNGNGNGNGKRNGNKNGNGSNGNGYGAPPAPMNGYGAPPSPSNSYGAPF, encoded by the exons atgaaagaaggaaaagtctGGCGCTATTTAAACTCGCGTCTCCCTCCAGAAGTCATCACACAGTCGATCACCTCTGTAGATCCTGGTCCATCCCAGCGATATACACCACCAACGATGAAGGCCTTCGTAGTGTGTG CTCTTCTCAGCCTCGTAGCCGCCGACAGGCGCCCAAGCAATGGGTATGGAGCTCCCCCAGCTCCTCCAAGCAATGGGCATGGAGCTCCTCCAAGCAACTCCTATGGCCCACCTAGGAACTCCTACGGAGTAGATCCTCTTGCTGAATTGGCACAGAACATTCCTGGAGGCGGAGTTCCTGGAGAAGACTACCCTATTTTGGCCTCCGTCCCTGACACTCGTTTCTCCTGCGATGCTCAGAATGTCCCTGGTTATTATGCCGACACCGATCGTGAGGCTGGCTGCCAGGTCTTCCACATCTGCCAGGACAGGCCCAATGGACGCCGTCAGCAGGACTCCTTCCTCTGCCCCAACGGCACCATCTTCAACCAACAGTACCTCGTCTGTGACTGGTGGTTCAACTTCGACTGCGCTGACGCTGAAGACTTCTACTCAGTCAACGAGCAGATTGGGGTCGTTGCCTACGACCCTTATGGCAGAATTCGCAACGGTAACGGCAATGGCAATGGTAACAATGGCTACGGttcaaatggaaatggaaatggaaatggcaaAAGGAACGGTAACAAAAATGGTAATGGTTCCAATGGCAATGGTTATGGAGCTCCACCCGCTCCCATGAATGGATACGGAGCCCCTCCATCACCTTCAAACTCTTATGGTGCTCCATTCTAA
- the LOC135198296 gene encoding pro-resilin-like, which produces MKEENVGRYINSRLPPEDITQLITSVDPGPSQRYTPPTMKAFVVCALLSLVAADRRPSNGYGAPPAPPSNGYGAPPSNSYGPPRNSYGVDPLAELAQNIPGGGVPGEDYPILASVPDTRFSCDAQNVPGYYADTDRQAGCQVFHICQDRPNGRRQQDSFLCPNGTIFNQQYLVCDWWFNFDCADAEDFYSVNEQIGVVAYDPYGRSRNGNGNGNGNNGYGSNGNRNGKRNGNKNGNGSNGNGYGAPPAPINGYGAPPSLSNSYGAPF; this is translated from the exons ATGAAAGAAGAAAACGTCGGGCGCTATATAAACTCGCGTCTCCCTCCAGAAGACATCACTCAGTTGATCACCTCTGTAGATCCTGGTCCATCCCAGCGATATACACCACCAACGATGAAGGCCTTTGTAGTGTGTG CTCTTCTCAGCCTCGTAGCCGCCGACAGGCGCCCAAGCAACGGTTATGGAGCTCCTCCAGCTCCTCCAAGCAATGGGTATGGAGCTCCTCCAAGCAACTCCTATGGCCCACCTAGGAACTCCTACGGAGTAGATCCTCTTGCTGAATTGGCACAGAACATTCCTGGAGGCGGAGTTCCTGGAGAAGACTACCCTATTTTGGCCTCCGTCCCTGACACTCGTTTCTCCTGCGATGCTCAGAATGTCCCTGGTTATTATGCCGACACTGATCGTCAGGCTGGCTGCCAGGTCTTCCACATCTGCCAGGACAGGCCCAATGGACGCCGTCAGCAGGACTCCTTCCTCTGCCCCAACGGCACCATCTTCAACCAACAGTACCTCGTCTGTGACTGGTGGTTCAACTTCGACTGCGCTGACGCTGAAGACTTCTACTCAGTCAACGAGCAGATTGGCGTCGTTGCCTACGATCCTTATGGCAGAAGTCGCAACGGTAATGGCAATGGCAACGGTAACAATGGCTACGGTTCAAATGGAAATAGAAATGGCAAAAGAAACGGTAACAAAAATGGTAATGGTTCCAATGGCAATGGTTATGGAGCTCCACCCGCTCCTATCAATGGATACGGAGCCCCTCCATCACTTTCAAACTCCTATGGAGCTCCATTCTAA